Within Ralstonia pickettii DTP0602, the genomic segment ATCGCCGCGGCCCAGCCGGCCCGCACGCTGGCGCAGTACCTGCCCGCACCGCCGCGCGGCCGCACCATCGTCATCGGTGCCGGCAAGGCCTCGGCGGCGATGGCGAGCGCGCTGGAAGCGGCGTGGCCCGGCCCGCTCGAAGGCCTGGTCGTGACGCGCTACGGCTATGCCGTGCCTTGCTCGCGCATCGAGATCGTGCAAGCCGCGCATCCCGTGCCGGACGATGCCGGGCTGGCTGCCGCACAACGCATGCTGCGGCTGGTGTCCGGCCTGGGCGAGGGCGACCTCGTCATCAGCCTGGTCTCCGGAGGCGGATCGTCGCTGCTTCCCCTTCCGCTGGCAGGCATCACGCTGGACGACAAGCAGCGCATCAACCGCGCGCTGCTCAAGTCCGGCGCGACGATCTCCGAGATGAACTGCGTGCGCCGGCACCTGTCCGCGATCAAGGGCGGACGGCTGGCCGCGGCATGCTATCCGGCGCAGGTGCTGAACCTGCTGATCTCCGATGTGCCGGGCGATGACCCGATCGATATCGCGTCCGGCCCGACGGTGCCCGATCCCACTACGCGTGCCGATGCGCTGGCCATCGTCAGGCGCTATGCGATCGACCTGCCTGCCCATGTACTGGCCGTGCTGGAGTCCGACGCCGCCGAGACGCTCAAGCCCGGCGACCCGCGGCTGGCACGGATCCGCACCGAATTCATCGCCACGCCGCGGCTGGCGCTGGAAGCGGCGGCCCGCGTCGGCCGCGACGCCGGCTATGCGGTCCACGTGCTGGGCGACGCCATCGAAGGCGAAGCCCGCGATGTCGGCACCGTCATGGGTGGCATCGCGCTGGCAGCGGCCCGGCATGGCGAACCGTTTGCCGCACCGTGCGTGCTGCTGTCCGGCGGCGAGACCACCGTGACCGTCCGTGGCACGGGGCGGGGCGGCCGCAACGTCGAGTTCCTGCTGTCGCTGGCGCTGACCCTGCGCGGCGAAGCCGGGGTCCATGCGATCGCCGGTGATACGGACGGTGTCGATGGCCAGGAAGAGATCGCCGGGGCCATGATCGGGCCCGACACGCTGGAGCGCGCCTGGCGCGCCGGCCTGCGGCCGCACGATGCGCTGGCCGCCAACGACGGCCACGGATTTTTCGAGGCGCTGGGCGATGCCGTGATAACCGGCCCCACGCTGACCAATGTCAATGATTTTCGCGCGATCCTGTTGACGCGCGCTTCCGGAGCAAACGCATGAGACGCCTTCGCAACGCAAAGATCGTGGCCACGCTGGGCCCGGCGAGCACAGACCCGGCCATCATCGAGCAGCTTTTCGATGCGGGCGCCGATGTGTTCCGCCTCAATTTCAGCCACGGCACCCATGCTGACCACCAGCAACGCCTGCAGTCCATCCGCGCCATCGAGCACGAGCGCGGCAGGCCCATCGGCGTGCTGCTGGACCTGCAAGGCCCCAAGCTGCGCATCGGCACGTTTGCGGGCGGTCCGGTGAAACTGGCCGCGCAGGCGAAGTTCCGGTTCGACCTGGACGCGTCGACGCCGGGTTCCGTGGAGCGCGTCAGCCTGCCGCATCCCGAGATCTTCGCGGCGCTGCAGGAAGGCACGGAACTGCTGGTGGATGACGGACGCGTGCGCCTGCGCGTGGAGCGGTGTGGCTCCGACTTTGCCGAGACCACGGTGGTCAATGGCGGCACGCTGTCCGACCGCAAGGGCGTCAATGTGCCGGGCGTGGTGCTGCCTTTGTCGGCGATGACCGAGAAGGACCGGCGCGACCTGGACTTCGGCCTGACGCTGGGTGTGGACTGGATTGCGCTGTCGTTCGTGCAGCGCGCCGAGGATATCCAGGAAATCAAGCAGATCGTGGACGG encodes:
- a CDS encoding hydroxypyruvate reductase (K00050: ttuD; hydroxypyruvate reductase [EC:1.1.1.81]) — protein: MTTHRSEAAALLRRMFDAAIAAAQPARTLAQYLPAPPRGRTIVIGAGKASAAMASALEAAWPGPLEGLVVTRYGYAVPCSRIEIVQAAHPVPDDAGLAAAQRMLRLVSGLGEGDLVISLVSGGGSSLLPLPLAGITLDDKQRINRALLKSGATISEMNCVRRHLSAIKGGRLAAACYPAQVLNLLISDVPGDDPIDIASGPTVPDPTTRADALAIVRRYAIDLPAHVLAVLESDAAETLKPGDPRLARIRTEFIATPRLALEAAARVGRDAGYAVHVLGDAIEGEARDVGTVMGGIALAAARHGEPFAAPCVLLSGGETTVTVRGTGRGGRNVEFLLSLALTLRGEAGVHAIAGDTDGVDGQEEIAGAMIGPDTLERAWRAGLRPHDALAANDGHGFFEALGDAVITGPTLTNVNDFRAILLTRASGANA